Within the Scleropages formosus chromosome 8, fSclFor1.1, whole genome shotgun sequence genome, the region atttcccttttttcctttgagAGCATCACCTTACACTCTGCAACAGGTCTGGGAGTGCTATCCCACCAGGGCTGCTCCAGCAGGTTTGGGTGATTTTGTTGTCCAAGTGACCAAGTTGATTTTAAAACTGCCTCAAGTTGCTTGTGGGCATGTTTAGgtaacacaaaagaaaacacaaatttcattTAACAGGGTTTCGACTTTTTACATCCTTTTACTCTGTATCTAGGGCAGCTAGATGGAGGAGACGTGGAGCGCCAACCCAGTGATCTGCCCCTACTCTAATCTCCCAGGATTAACTGCAAAATTTGTTCTCACACCCCTACACCCTTGTTGCCCTACGTCCCAGACACCTGTTAACACCACGAGTGCCCCGGTTTCCCTGCAAGTGATGGACTGGGATTCACACAAAACATGCTAATGTTTATACTCTCTCTACTTCAACCTGGAAGCCTGACCTCGGGGATAACAGCTCTGGTAAACACAGGGATTCCTAAAGAACAAAGTGGCCGTATCACACAGCGACCGTTGATTCACAGCCCGAACAGGTCCCTGAACTACATTCTTCTACGTTCTCCTAATCTGCATCGCAAAATGCCGTGCATGAATCTGTATCAGCAGAAAAAACCTCCAAGCAGAGTAAACTTCCTTGTAAACAGACCACCAAGGTCAAGAATGACTGACAAATGCATCCGTCACCTGCAACAAGGGTTAACTGTAAAACATTTGTGAACTAATTTACTCCAGCACTGAAAAAATAgacccgaaccctaaccctaaaccacATCTGTTGGCATATGGGATTTGGGTATgggacggctggtagcgtaCCAGTTAGAGCTGCCACATTCGGACCTccaagttgcaggtttgagtctcacctccagcttgagcaaggtacatatcctaaactgctccagtaaaatgacgcagctgtataaatgggtaaataattgaaagtatcttaatgttgtaagttgctccagagaaaagcgtcagccaaATCCATATGGCATTGTGGAGGATGTCTCCACATTGGTAAGTTACAAAGGTCAAATGTTGCCATCTGCTGACCTGCTACTAACATGACTTCAGGTCAGTTCGCAAAGCACAACTATTGTGGTCTAaagtactacatttacatttatttatttcgcagacgctttcctccaaagcgacttccagtgaatactatgtagtgttacatgtgtaccttattcaccatggtgacttacactgctagatacactacttgcaaggggtcactcatccatacatcagcggagcacactctctttctcactcacacactagtaAAATGCTACTTTAAATAATTATACTTCGGACACGAGAAATCTATattatctgtattattatttgtttaccCAGAAGTCACTATCAGTGGTTGAGGCTGAAGGGCCTCGAAACAGGACAATAGGCCCTGATGAGGCTAAATCTGAGCAATCTCAAAAACTAGTTGTTTCATACAGCTACGTGTACAGAAGTGAAGACTTAAAGTCAAGTGGTGAGATAATAAAGTTCAAATCACTCTCCGCTTAAAGAAagcttcctctacagaaacTAAAGGTtcaatttctgcttttttttaatttaataagaaaaaacctACGATTTACTGAATCCTCGCTACAGTATTTCGTAATCTGAGCGAAAATTGTGAGTTCAGTCAAATTCTACAGGCTCGGCACACGCTTCGGAATAGTATACGTCACGCATGCGCAGTCGACCTCCTCTTGCGCCGCCTTAAGTGTGCGCTGCGCGGTGCATGCCGGGATTGCTCGCAGGTTCCCCACAAGTGATGGCGGCGCGTGTTCTGGCTCGCTGCATCGGTCCGCTCGGCCGGCGGTCAGCGGTGTGGTGTTGTCCGTCCAGTGGCTCGTTAAGAGTGGTCGCAGCCCTGGTGCCGGCGGCACGGAGGCCCTTCGGCGTGCTGTTCGGGGAGCAGCACAAGCGGCGGAGCGAAGCGACACGGGTAAAACGGAGGGAGGGGGACGCGGCCTAGCGCTGGTGTGACCTTCCCGGCGCTCTGAGGCGTACCTGACTCCTgagtgcctgtgtgtgtccGCTGCAGGTTCCCAGGAGCTCGGCGGTGCTGCAGTGGCGGCGCTTCGGCGACCTGCCGCCGCTCACGCTGGAGTCAATCGCGGAGCGCGTCATGTACGTGCTGAAGCTGTACGACAAGATCAACCCGGAGAAGGTGGGCAGCGCTTCATGATCATTCTCGAAGCGGCGCGCGCTCTTGCTTGACTTGCGAACTAGGCTCCGTCCGTGCTGCAACTCGTCCATGTCCGCTTACGGCGTTACCGCGGGATTAATTTAATCATGGCAGCTGCTGTAGGAGGAAGTGTCACTGTCAGTGATTCTGTTGCAGCGAGGAGGGCGCAGCTAATACCTTAGACTAGTagtagagttgctgcctttagatccagtGGTCataggttcgagtcccacctccagctgtagtacctggcCTTGGCTTGAGCGAGGTACATGCCctcattgctccagtaaaagttacccagctgtataaatggctaagtaATTGACATcattgtaagtctccttggagaaaagcgtgagctaaatttaaatgtaaacgtgtAATGTGTTCTGCGTAAAAGGGCCTTATTCTGTTTGTTCGCTCTCTGTGCCTTTGCATGTGTGCGCAGCTGCAGTCCACCTCCCACTTCATGAAGGACCTTGGCTTGGATAGCCTGGACCAGGTGGAGATCATAATGGCCATGGAGGATGAGTTCGGTCAGTGTCCCCTGTCACTTTCTCGCCATTTTGCCCGGTTGCGCGGCAAGGCCGGGTTTGACTCGGCTGCACGGTAGCAGGTCTATGGGCACCAGGTCCTTCAGAGCCTGGGTCATAGCACTTGAGGACCAAGCAGTTCCTGTTCCGTGAGCTCCTCGTGTGGCTTTTTAGGGGGCAACGGGGAGCGTAGTAGTTAATGCCATTGCCTTCCACTTGAAATTACCTGGATtgaagtcccacctcctgctgtagtacccttggtcaagttACTTTTCTTGAATTGATGCACAAAAAATTACTCGGCCGTATAAATCGGTCATATTGAACAATGTAATGCAGTACATTTGATGCACTTAAGTGACTGCGTGCGTTATCCGTAGGGTTCGAGATCCCAGATGCTGAAGCAGAGAAGCTGATGACACCAGAGGAGATTGTACAGTACATTGCAAACAAGAAGGATGTATATGAGTAAGGAGCCTGGAAGAGCACACGGCATAACCTCTCCTGTTATACAAACCACTGTGTGTAATAAATGCTTGACTTATGTTCTAACTCCAGGTTTCCTCCTTACAGGTAGCCAGGTGACCACCTGTGTTCACGGGAgtggttttttctttcctcatttaAGCAAGATGTTTCCATATTCTTTAGTTCATAACTTTTGGTGTTGATGCCTTGTCTGCTGTACACACTATTTAATTGTATGAAAGTGTCCCCAGCCTTGTATCAGGTTGCAGGAATAAGTAATAAAATGCCagctcttgtttttgtttggataTGGGTATTGAAGGGATTTGACATGTAAGCAGCAGGCTGTGAGTGCAACCTTGCTCATCTTTTCTACAACTTCTGTGGGGATGAGGTTTGTGTGAAAGCACTGGAGAATTGCATGGCTGCATTTAAATGGATTATATGTAGAGGGTGGTAGATACAGCAATTTTATAGGAAAAGTTCAAGCCTTATCTGGTTCCTGAGGAGGTCCATAGTCAGTATTAACCTGCCTTGTACAGTAACTACTTTACGGGTGGGTGGTTTATTTGTAAACCCCCCCTTCATTTTTTGTAATTGAGTGCTACTTGGGTGGAAGCTAAATTGTACATGAGTCTACAGTCTTGAAGATCTCGGAGTTGAGTCtggatgggtttcctcccccatTTCAAATACATGCTGTACAGTTCACCTGTAGTGGTGATtattggagaaaatgtaaagtGAATACACACATGGTTGAATTCCTGCAAGTACTCATTTACCTATAGATGCAGCAAGGGAGACTACACTCCCTTAACCATGAGGCTACCACCTGCCCCATGTTTGTGCTTCCATCTTGTAATACCAAATTAAACACTGGCTTGGCTGTACCATACAACAGAATATGCTTTGACTCAACTGCAGTGGAGTAAACCCCTTTAAGAACTGTGTAGAGAATTTTGTGGTAACCTAGAGTAGGGTGGGTTTACCTCATAGGCCCTTCATCCCCTGCTCTCCCTTAGGACAAGGGTCATACAGATAAGCTGTAACAAGTCTGGCACCTTCTTCCCCATGTACAGAGCCACAGTGGCAAAACTGAAGTCACACTATTCAACATAAGCAGTTTTTGTTAGGATTTTATTGTGGGTTGTACCCAAGTCCTACAGCTTCATACTTGGACACATGACTTTTACAAAACAGCCTACTAATACAGTCAACCAAAGACCTCGTATCTAAGCTAAATCATCTAATATGTTCTCttaaagagcacaaaaaaaacaaggaaacaaagacagCATCAAGTGGAGAACATTCATTACTCAGCTGAGTTTCTACCTTGCATGAGGCTTTCTTTAGTCAAATTATACCAGTACAAATAAGGATTGTCCTTCAAATAGTGCAGTTTCCCATGATGCTGAGCCTTGGGAAGACTGGTTACTTCCTGCTCACTGAGGCCATTAAAATGCATCAGTTACATTATTGAACAGTCTACTAAAGCAATGTGCATAACAGCTGCAGGTGATGAAACTTGAGATTAATGTACTCCGATTCGGTATCAAAAGGTGGAGTTCCACCACCCACTCATGGGAGGTAATTCAGAGGGGGAAACTACACGCTCTGCTTGCTACAACCGgtcaacattttcaaaaatacatttcgATCATGGCACACACTTAAAGTCTTTAAAACCTGGGTACTGGTTTTAGTTCTGAttacaaacagcaaatacatgaGTACACGTCAGGTAGAGGCGCCTCTGATTTCACCCTGCATAGACTTTTTCGTTGAATTCCAAAGCGAcccctgtctttttttttttttgtgctggttTTTTGCTAAAGCTTTTTGGGGTTTAGAATACGAAAACATCAATGCTCACAGTTTGTAGAGTCGATTGCTTAGCACATTGTAAAACCATCAGGGATCATTTCTTTCCCTGCAAAGCACGCAGGTGTATATATAGtcacaaacaacaaaatgtcCTTGTTACAAAAGCAACAGTGAgacctccagccttaggcccagGGACCGCACAGCACCAGTGGGGACTACACCTCAATCACGGTTTTTTCCACACGAAAGGAAACTCCACCCACTTTTCAATTTGGCATGAGGGTGAGTTCATGCATCTGCAGCGGGACTGTCAGACACAACTCTAAGTATTAAAATGGGCCACAGATAAAGGCAGGAAAGTGGAGGAGGGAGTATAACAACCTGGAGGTTCATCCGCTGCTCTCCACCTCTGGGTCTAATTCTGCAACATAACACGCAAGCATCAATTTGGTAGTGAAGATGCGGTCCTTGGCCCTGTGCTGCAGGACCAGAGTAGCTGGAGCAGGCTTGACACAGGCAGCGGGTGAAGACACATGTAAAGCTTAAGAGGGAACTCTGAACGCCGTTGTCGTCCTAGGCGACACATGGGGTGAGGAAAAGCAAAAGCGCCCAGAACATCCCATGGTCAAACGCTACGGAGGACAGCATAAAGGCGTTCCAAAGTTGAGGAATCTGGTCACAGACactacacacatttttttctttaacttcccaaaaaaaaataaaaaaagcagcacTAATCAAAGCGTTGGAGCAGGTTGACCTGGGATTGCAAGTTTGGACCGCCAGCTGCTGCGGCCAAGAAGAAgccaaaaaaatgtgtacaaagCAGGAAGGACAAAATCCCACCACAGCAGACCAACCACGCAgccttcccagaatgcacagctgtgctgctgttcaaggagtacaaatacagtacaatagtTTGATACATACACCAAGTGCAAATCCAAGGCTtctcctagtattttttttttttttttatagtaaaCCTGGCTTGTATGATCCACTTCACGTTTAATAAAGATAATGCAGACTCTGGAattaagtaaacaaatattttgatttatatTTGGTACAGCATGAACATAAAATGGTTCAATACTGGCATGCATCTAGAAAAATCTGGGTAATACTCTGCATTTAAAAGAAATCGTTACCTGGTCGTAACAACTTAAAATTTTTAGaatgttctttaaataaaacttaCAGCTAAAAGGGGgggaactaaaaaaaaaaaaaaataaaaaaattaaggtcCATGGCTTAGCCTAATGCTTACACCTCCCTCTCTGAAGCATATAAATTGTGCATCACAGTAACTAAATCAGTAttgcaaatatttgtaaatctatgtacactgtatttaaaatgcattcaaaaatgcatttgcacTACCAGCACTAGTTTACATTCACGACTGTTCTAGCTTTCCGCTGCTCCTGGGCTAGAGGTTAGAGAACTGAGCAGCCAAAAGATGAATTAATATGGTTAAGGATCTCGAGCGCTCAATACGACCACATGACACACATTACAATCATATTCTATTTGTAAACAGGTAAAAAGCCACTTGACTTGCTGCATCTTTGAAAACTGTCAGAATCAAGGCAATGAAATGTGGGCCACTTTGACTTTTAAATGATCAGCCAAACAAGTTTCTGTAAATACCATTTGTGGCAAGTAGAATGAGAACTGAGAATGATGCATCTGCAgtaatttcaacatttaaaaacatcacGACAAAGTGATTCTGTTCGCCAAATACTTGGCTACAGTATGCATAGTTGTTGATATCAGGATGTTTCGCTCCCGAATCTCTACAGTACGACAGCTAAATATCAACGACAAGGGGCAACCGAAACACTCGACAAAAGTGACAAAGGAAAATAAGCTACAGCAATTCAGCAAGCCGTCAATGAAAGCGGCGAGTGGAACGTATCCAGCTTAAAGCAGTTATTTggcagagaaggaaaacaaacgtACAAGTTTACCACTATTAACATCAGTGCTAAAAGCCAGATTTTCCTACAAGAAGTTtctgcagggaaactgtgccTTTCCTGAGATCCATGCCCGTTATTCAGACAAGAGGAATAGATTCAaataaagaggaggaaaaacaaacaagatggCTGAACACTGATCAGTATTCCCAGAGATAGAAAGTTTTGTCTTcatcatcacatttttttttttttttttttttttttttttttaaatcttttctcttttttgttttttttttccccccccctcactttttggggtttttttttgtattttatgcatttcaaaATGAAGGAAGAGCAAACACTTTCCCTCTAAGTCTGTAAACAAGAGGGCCCCTCAAAAAGGTCCTCCAAACCAAACTGAAAGCCTTTGTGAAAGTGCTGTTGCGCCTCAGACTGGCGGAGCAGCTCTCCGAGTCACGCCTGTGGCTACAGCTCACACCGCAGGGCTCAACCCTTTAGTCTTCCAACACAAAACTGGTGCAATACTTACTCTCCTCAACATCAGACATCATCCTATGTCAGCATTTGTATCTTGATCGCGAAACTCCACAATACCATGGTAAGGTAGGGTGTATGTCAAGGCATAGTAGAGCATGTACACTAAGAACATCCTTGAGTAAACGACTAAGTGGGAACATCTGGCTCCCTCCATATTGCAGATtatactgaggaaaaaaaaaaaaaaaaaattcagtgcaaA harbors:
- the LOC108937229 gene encoding acyl carrier protein, mitochondrial-like isoform X1, producing the protein MPGLLAGSPQVMAARVLARCIGPLGRRSAVWCCPSSGSLRVVAALVPAARRPFGVLFGEQHKRRSEATRVPRSSAVLQWRRFGDLPPLTLESIAERVMYVLKLYDKINPEKLQSTSHFMKDLGLDSLDQVEIIMAMEDEFGFEIPDAEAEKLMTPEEIVQYIANKKDVYE
- the LOC108937229 gene encoding acyl carrier protein, mitochondrial-like isoform X2 codes for the protein MPGLLAGSPQVMAARVLARCIGPLGRRSAVWCCPSSGSLRVVAALVPAARRPFGVLFGEQHKRRSEATRVPRSSAVLQWRRFGDLPPLTLESIAERVMYVLKLYDKINPEKLQSTSHFMKDLGLDSLDQVEIIMAMEDEFGFEIPDAEAEKLMTPEEIVQYIANKKDVYE